A stretch of the Streptomyces venezuelae genome encodes the following:
- a CDS encoding ABC transporter ATP-binding protein, translating into MSPSTDTDTGTDTGTGAGAAAAADRDLLPIASGAQTLAALRALLRGHRLLTVSAVTVLLLGTGIGLLTAPLLGRIVDLVVEQRGPDSLTVPMVLLVVVALARGAATAAGSALVARLGETVLAALRERFIERALRLPLERVERAGSGDLVSRVTGDVTLIARSVRQALPEFSRSVLTIALTLAGLAVLDWRFLLAVLPAVPVQILAVRWYLRGAVPVYSAHRVATGALQHQLLDSVGGARTVRAFRLNGRHTGLIEQRSRSAVDLALRGIHLVTGFFSRLNLAEFIGLGSILVTGFFLVDNGSVSIGTATAAALYFHSLFNPINAALVLLDDVQSAGAGLTRLVGVSELPAEAEPERPAEPADGSVTVSALGHAYVDGHPVLRGVDLTVRPGERVALVGASGAGKTTLAKLIAGVHRPSEGTIALGGVDSRELGPAGLRRAVTLISQEVHVFAGPLAEDLRLARPGATDEELTAALAGVGALEWVEALPEGLATVVGEGGHQLTVTQAQHLALARLVLADPPVAILDEATADAGSAGARTLESAAVQALEGRTGLMVAHRLPQAATADRVVVLDQGRIVETGSHAELVAAGGRYAALWAAWSDSRRPQDPPASPRIPAQG; encoded by the coding sequence ATGAGCCCCAGCACCGACACCGATACGGGCACCGACACGGGCACCGGAGCCGGCGCCGCCGCCGCGGCGGACCGGGACCTGCTGCCCATCGCCTCCGGCGCCCAGACCCTCGCCGCGCTGCGCGCCCTGCTCCGCGGCCACCGGCTGCTGACCGTGTCCGCCGTGACGGTGCTGCTCCTCGGCACCGGCATCGGCCTGCTCACCGCCCCGCTGCTGGGCCGCATCGTGGACCTGGTGGTGGAGCAGCGGGGCCCGGACTCGCTGACCGTCCCGATGGTCCTCCTCGTGGTCGTCGCCCTCGCCCGCGGCGCCGCCACCGCGGCCGGCAGCGCGCTGGTCGCCCGGCTCGGCGAAACCGTCCTGGCGGCCCTGCGCGAGCGGTTCATCGAGCGCGCCCTGCGGCTGCCGCTGGAACGGGTCGAGCGGGCCGGATCCGGCGACCTGGTCTCCCGGGTCACCGGGGACGTCACCCTGATCGCCCGCTCCGTACGGCAGGCGCTGCCCGAGTTCAGCCGCTCCGTCCTCACCATCGCCCTGACCCTGGCCGGACTCGCCGTACTGGACTGGCGGTTCCTGCTCGCCGTCCTGCCGGCCGTGCCCGTACAGATCCTCGCCGTCCGCTGGTACCTGCGCGGTGCCGTGCCCGTGTACTCGGCGCACCGAGTGGCCACCGGCGCGCTCCAGCACCAGCTGCTGGACAGCGTGGGCGGGGCCCGGACCGTCCGCGCCTTCCGCCTGAACGGCAGGCACACCGGCCTGATCGAGCAGCGCTCCCGGTCGGCGGTGGACCTCGCCCTGCGCGGCATCCACCTGGTGACCGGGTTCTTCTCCCGGCTCAACCTGGCCGAGTTCATCGGACTGGGGTCGATCCTGGTGACCGGCTTCTTCCTGGTCGACAACGGCTCCGTCAGCATCGGTACGGCCACCGCAGCGGCCCTGTACTTCCACAGCCTGTTCAACCCGATCAACGCGGCGCTGGTGCTGCTGGACGACGTCCAGTCCGCCGGGGCCGGGCTGACCCGCCTGGTCGGGGTGTCGGAGCTGCCCGCCGAGGCCGAACCGGAGCGCCCGGCCGAACCGGCCGACGGCTCGGTGACGGTGTCCGCGCTCGGCCATGCGTACGTGGACGGGCACCCGGTGCTCCGGGGCGTCGATCTGACGGTACGTCCCGGGGAGCGGGTCGCGCTGGTCGGCGCGAGCGGCGCCGGCAAGACCACCCTGGCCAAGCTGATCGCCGGAGTGCACCGGCCGTCCGAGGGCACCATCGCCCTCGGCGGGGTCGACTCCCGCGAGCTGGGCCCGGCCGGCCTGCGCCGGGCGGTGACCCTGATCAGCCAGGAGGTCCATGTGTTCGCCGGTCCGCTGGCCGAGGACCTGCGGCTGGCCCGGCCCGGGGCCACCGACGAGGAGCTGACCGCGGCCCTGGCCGGGGTCGGCGCGCTGGAGTGGGTGGAGGCCCTGCCCGAGGGACTGGCCACGGTGGTCGGCGAGGGCGGGCACCAGCTGACGGTCACCCAGGCCCAGCACCTGGCCCTGGCCCGGCTGGTCCTCGCGGACCCGCCCGTGGCGATCCTCGACGAGGCCACGGCGGACGCGGGCAGTGCCGGCGCCCGGACCCTGGAATCGGCCGCCGTACAGGCCCTGGAGGGCCGCACCGGGCTGATGGTGGCCCACCGGCTGCCGCAGGCCGCGACGGCGGACCGGGTGGTGGTCCTGGACCAGGGCCGGATCGTCGAGACCGGCTCGCACGCCGAACTCGTGGCCGCCGGCGGGCGGTACGCCGCCCTGTGGGCGGCCTGGTCCGACAGCCGCCGCCCCCAGGACCCCCCGGCCTCACCCCGCATTCCCGCCCAGGGCTGA
- a CDS encoding ABC transporter ATP-binding protein yields the protein MLTGGPTGGDVLRRAIGGQRRRVAGASLLGMTHQGCEAMVPVVIGVVIDQAVATGSTGALVRWLIVLAVLFLVLSTCYRISARIAERGGEEAAHGIRVELGTRVLDARGGAEANRLPGELTNIATDDARRVGTVATMLPFGIAGLAGLAISAVALLRISVPLGLLVLLGIPPLLWLGHRISMPLEQRSEVEQDRAAHASGVAADLVAGLRVLKGIGAESAAVSRYRRTSQDSLAAALRAAHSRAGHEGAVLALTGLFIAGIGMAGAYLAMNGTISVGDLVAAVGLAQFLLGPFQMLTWVNAEFAQGRASARRIAEVLAAPHAVAAGDTALPAKTDGGLALRGVGFGALRGIDLDVRPGEFLGVVTRDPAVARDLLLCLGREADPAEGTIALDGLSLTALDPADVRGAIRVAQHDAALFESSLLANVAAGSDDRADTEAPAVLTDRIEAALRASAADDVARTLPEGVDTLLAERGRSLSGGQRQRVALARALAADPPVLVLHDPTTAVDAVTESVIAARLREIRRGRTTLLVTTSPALLTVTDRVVVLDGGAVAADGVHADLVAGDEAYRTAVLA from the coding sequence ATGCTCACTGGGGGTCCGACCGGAGGCGATGTCCTCCGGCGCGCGATCGGAGGCCAGCGACGGCGCGTCGCCGGTGCCTCGCTCCTGGGAATGACCCATCAGGGCTGTGAGGCCATGGTCCCCGTCGTCATCGGCGTGGTCATCGACCAGGCCGTGGCCACGGGTTCGACCGGCGCCCTGGTGCGCTGGCTGATCGTCCTCGCCGTCCTGTTCCTCGTCCTGTCCACCTGTTACCGGATCAGCGCCCGGATCGCCGAACGCGGCGGTGAAGAGGCCGCCCACGGAATCCGGGTGGAACTCGGGACCAGGGTCCTGGACGCGCGCGGCGGCGCCGAGGCGAACCGGCTCCCCGGCGAACTGACCAACATCGCCACCGACGACGCCCGCCGGGTGGGCACCGTGGCCACCATGCTGCCCTTCGGCATCGCGGGCCTCGCCGGTCTCGCCATCAGCGCGGTGGCCCTGCTGCGCATCTCGGTACCGCTCGGCCTGCTCGTCCTGCTCGGCATTCCCCCGCTGCTGTGGCTCGGCCACCGCATCAGCATGCCGCTGGAGCAGCGCAGCGAGGTCGAACAGGACCGGGCCGCGCACGCCTCCGGCGTGGCCGCCGACCTGGTCGCCGGGCTGCGCGTCCTCAAGGGCATCGGTGCCGAGTCCGCGGCCGTGTCCCGCTACCGCCGCACCAGCCAGGACTCCCTCGCCGCCGCCCTGCGCGCCGCCCACAGCCGGGCCGGCCACGAGGGCGCGGTCCTCGCGCTCACCGGGCTGTTCATCGCCGGCATCGGCATGGCCGGGGCGTACCTGGCCATGAACGGCACGATCAGCGTCGGCGACCTGGTGGCCGCGGTCGGACTCGCCCAGTTCCTGCTCGGCCCCTTCCAGATGCTCACCTGGGTCAACGCCGAGTTCGCCCAGGGGCGTGCCTCGGCCCGCCGGATCGCCGAGGTGCTCGCGGCACCGCACGCGGTGGCGGCCGGTGACACCGCCCTGCCGGCGAAGACCGACGGCGGCCTCGCCCTGCGCGGGGTCGGCTTCGGCGCGCTGCGCGGGATCGACCTGGACGTCCGGCCGGGCGAATTCCTCGGGGTCGTGACCCGGGATCCGGCGGTCGCCCGCGATCTGCTGCTCTGCCTGGGCCGCGAGGCCGATCCGGCCGAGGGCACCATCGCACTCGACGGCCTGTCACTGACCGCCCTGGACCCGGCCGATGTCCGTGGGGCGATCCGGGTGGCCCAGCACGACGCCGCCCTGTTCGAGAGCAGCCTGCTCGCCAATGTCGCGGCCGGCTCGGACGACCGTGCGGACACCGAAGCCCCCGCGGTCCTCACGGACCGCATCGAGGCCGCGCTGCGGGCCTCGGCCGCCGACGACGTGGCCCGCACCCTCCCCGAGGGGGTGGACACCCTGCTCGCCGAACGCGGCCGGTCGCTCTCCGGCGGCCAGCGCCAGCGGGTCGCGCTCGCCCGCGCCCTCGCCGCCGATCCCCCGGTCCTGGTCCTGCACGATCCGACGACGGCGGTGGACGCGGTCACCGAATCGGTGATCGCCGCCAGGCTGCGGGAGATCCGCCGGGGCCGCACCACCCTCCTCGTCACCACCAGCCCCGCCCTGCTCACCGTCACCGACCGGGTGGTGGTGCTCGACGGCGGTGCCGTGGCCGCCGACGGGGTGCACGCCGATCTCGTCGCCGGTGACGAGGCCTACCGCACGGCGGTGCTGGCATGA
- a CDS encoding FecCD family ABC transporter permease, with product MSIEAGATIGSGTDTSPAAEAAEPGQPAQPAPPTRRPAAAALRAVGILAALGALLVVALLSIWWGSRDIPFTSTWDVLWHPDGSQAAVIIHEYRIPRTLIGILVGISLGLSGALMQALTRNPLADPGLLGVSLGASTGVVFAIGFFGVATALGYLWFAFAGAAIASVVVYLLGSAGRNLVTPDRLVVAGAAVTAVLWAFNSAVLLLKPRAFDQFRFWTAGSLAGRRMEVFWVVLPFIAVGLILALALAPSLNALALGEQMGRALGVNAGRTRVLGVIAVMLLCGAGTAAAGPIAFIGLVVPHMARFVVGPDQRWLMAYSALLAPILLLGSDVLGRVIGAPGELQVGIVTAFIGAPLFLALCRRRKLVML from the coding sequence TTGTCGATCGAGGCCGGGGCAACGATCGGGAGCGGGACCGACACCTCCCCGGCAGCGGAGGCGGCGGAACCCGGACAACCGGCACAACCGGCACCGCCGACGCGCCGGCCCGCTGCCGCCGCGCTGCGCGCCGTCGGCATCCTGGCCGCACTCGGTGCCCTGCTCGTGGTCGCCCTGCTCAGCATCTGGTGGGGCAGCCGGGACATTCCGTTCACCTCGACCTGGGACGTCCTGTGGCACCCCGACGGGTCACAGGCCGCGGTCATCATCCACGAATACCGGATTCCGCGCACCCTCATCGGCATCCTCGTGGGCATCTCCCTGGGCCTCTCCGGCGCCCTCATGCAGGCGCTGACCCGCAATCCGCTCGCCGATCCCGGCCTGCTGGGCGTCAGCCTCGGCGCCTCCACCGGCGTGGTGTTCGCCATCGGCTTCTTCGGAGTCGCCACCGCCCTCGGCTACCTCTGGTTCGCCTTCGCCGGCGCGGCCATCGCCTCCGTGGTCGTCTACCTGCTCGGCTCCGCCGGCCGGAACCTGGTCACCCCCGACCGTCTCGTGGTCGCCGGAGCCGCCGTCACCGCCGTGTTGTGGGCCTTCAACTCGGCCGTCCTGCTGCTCAAGCCGCGCGCCTTCGACCAGTTCCGCTTCTGGACGGCCGGATCCCTGGCGGGCCGGCGGATGGAGGTGTTCTGGGTCGTCCTGCCGTTCATCGCCGTCGGCCTGATCCTCGCGCTCGCCCTCGCCCCCTCGCTCAACGCCCTCGCCCTCGGCGAGCAGATGGGCCGGGCCCTCGGCGTCAACGCCGGCCGCACCCGGGTGCTCGGCGTGATCGCCGTGATGCTCCTGTGCGGCGCCGGCACCGCCGCCGCCGGGCCCATCGCCTTCATCGGGCTCGTCGTCCCGCACATGGCCCGGTTCGTCGTCGGCCCCGACCAGCGCTGGCTGATGGCCTACTCGGCCCTGCTCGCGCCGATCCTGCTGCTCGGCTCCGACGTCCTGGGCCGTGTGATCGGCGCACCCGGCGAGCTCCAGGTGGGCATCGTCACCGCGTTCATCGGAGCGCCCCTCTTCCTCGCCCTGTGCCGCCGCCGAAAGCTGGTCATGCTGTGA
- a CDS encoding FecCD family ABC transporter permease, translating to MKSPAPTSPRRSRVVTGAVLRTPGDRHSLRLDVRTATVTLALLAALVVVMGITLTTGDFPLSVGEVLQALTGNGSGAADFIVNTLRMPRLVTALCVGAALAVSGAILQSLTRNALGSPDIIGFTNGSATGALLVIVVFNGSMTQVAFGALAGGLITALLVYLLVFGGGSPGFRLVVMGIGVSSLLLAVNTYLMTRANWQEALEAQAWLIGTLGNRTWDHAGAIALATAVLLPLAFGLGRRLTMVEMGDDTARALGVNVGATRAALLFISVALAAFATAVTGPIMFVALAGPQLARTLIRSSGPRLVPAALMGAFLLAVSDLLVQRLFSPALLPVGAGTGTIGGLYLIWLLVTESRKSRA from the coding sequence GTGAAGAGCCCTGCCCCGACGAGCCCGCGCCGGTCCAGGGTGGTCACCGGTGCCGTCCTGCGCACCCCCGGCGACCGGCACTCGCTGCGCCTGGACGTCCGTACCGCAACCGTGACCCTCGCCCTGCTGGCCGCCCTGGTCGTGGTCATGGGCATCACCCTGACCACCGGCGACTTCCCGCTGTCGGTCGGCGAGGTCCTCCAGGCCCTCACCGGCAACGGCTCCGGCGCCGCCGACTTCATCGTCAACACCCTGCGGATGCCCCGCCTGGTGACCGCCCTGTGCGTCGGCGCCGCCCTCGCGGTCAGCGGCGCGATCCTGCAGAGCCTCACCCGCAACGCACTGGGCAGCCCCGACATCATCGGCTTCACCAACGGCTCCGCCACCGGAGCCCTGCTGGTCATCGTCGTCTTCAACGGCAGCATGACCCAGGTGGCGTTCGGCGCCCTGGCCGGCGGCCTGATCACCGCCCTCCTCGTCTACCTGCTGGTGTTCGGCGGCGGATCGCCCGGCTTCCGGCTGGTCGTCATGGGCATCGGCGTCAGCTCCCTGCTGCTCGCCGTCAACACCTACCTGATGACCCGGGCCAACTGGCAGGAGGCCCTGGAAGCGCAGGCCTGGCTGATCGGCACCCTCGGCAACCGCACCTGGGACCACGCCGGAGCGATCGCCCTGGCCACCGCCGTCCTGCTGCCCCTCGCCTTCGGACTCGGCCGCCGCCTCACCATGGTCGAGATGGGCGACGACACCGCCCGAGCCCTCGGCGTGAACGTGGGCGCCACCCGGGCGGCCCTGCTCTTCATCAGCGTGGCCCTCGCCGCCTTCGCCACCGCCGTGACCGGACCGATCATGTTCGTCGCGCTCGCCGGCCCCCAGCTGGCCCGTACGCTGATCCGCTCCTCGGGGCCGAGACTCGTCCCCGCCGCACTGATGGGCGCCTTCCTGCTGGCCGTCAGCGACCTCCTGGTGCAGCGGCTGTTCTCCCCCGCCCTGCTGCCGGTGGGCGCCGGCACCGGAACCATCGGCGGGCTGTACCTCATCTGGCTGCTGGTCACCGAATCCCGAAAGAGCCGCGCATGA
- a CDS encoding ABC transporter ATP-binding protein: protein MTATTSSSAPSARLRAEGLTLSYDQRTVATDLGVVIPDHSFTVIIGPNACGKSTLLKALARMLKPKAGEVYLDGAAISSYRTREVARRLGLLPQSSTAPGGITVGDLVARGRYPHQKILKQWSAADENAVTEAMTRTGVLDLADRPVDDLSGGQRQRVWLSMVLAQQTDILLLDEPTTYLDIAHQVEVLNLCADLHEHRGQTIVAVLHDLNQACRYASHLVVLKPGGIVAAEGNPAEVMTAELVEDVFGLPCRIIDDPETGTPLMIPTARTRLTAAGAGTPAAAAPAADAVGAAHTS from the coding sequence ATGACAGCGACGACCTCGTCCTCCGCCCCCTCGGCCCGGCTGCGGGCCGAAGGGCTGACCCTCTCCTACGACCAGCGCACCGTGGCGACCGACCTCGGGGTGGTCATCCCCGACCACTCCTTCACGGTGATCATCGGCCCGAACGCCTGCGGCAAGTCCACCCTGCTCAAGGCCCTCGCCCGGATGCTGAAGCCGAAGGCCGGCGAGGTCTACCTGGACGGCGCGGCCATCTCCTCGTACCGCACCCGCGAGGTCGCCCGCCGGCTCGGCCTGCTCCCGCAGTCCTCCACCGCCCCCGGCGGCATCACGGTCGGCGACCTGGTGGCCCGGGGCCGCTACCCGCACCAGAAGATCCTCAAGCAGTGGTCCGCCGCGGACGAGAATGCCGTGACCGAAGCGATGACCCGGACCGGGGTCCTCGACCTCGCCGACCGCCCGGTCGACGACCTCTCCGGCGGCCAGCGGCAGCGGGTCTGGCTCTCCATGGTCCTCGCCCAGCAGACCGACATCCTGCTGCTCGACGAGCCCACCACCTACCTCGACATCGCCCACCAGGTCGAGGTGCTGAACCTCTGCGCCGACCTGCACGAGCACCGGGGCCAGACCATCGTGGCCGTCCTGCACGACCTCAACCAGGCCTGCCGCTACGCCAGCCACCTCGTGGTGCTCAAGCCCGGCGGCATCGTCGCCGCCGAGGGCAACCCCGCCGAGGTGATGACCGCGGAGCTCGTCGAGGACGTCTTCGGCCTGCCCTGCCGGATCATCGACGACCCGGAGACCGGCACCCCGCTGATGATCCCCACCGCCCGTACCCGACTCACCGCGGCAGGCGCCGGCACCCCGGCCGCCGCCGCCCCGGCCGCCGACGCCGTCGGTGCGGCCCACACCTCCTGA
- a CDS encoding amidohydrolase, whose amino-acid sequence MLDTRLTNAHILTMDPDHPVARDLGIWQGRIVGLDEAVTTLPAREVVDLQGATVLPGFIDSHVHLSWAGLKASTPTVAPCTRVEDVLAVVAEAVARKPHGAWVDIAGYDQRALGRHLTAAELDKVSDGRKVFMVHDSGHACVVNTAVLDLLPAEAADGQGFLAESAMTAARRLRLPYSQEELADAIERAGRQCLSEGITAAAEAGIGGGLLGHSPVELGAYQLLRDQGRLPLRVQLMAASDTIKPVAAHTADGIPRSLDLGLRTGFGDDWLSIGALKVYTDGGMMARTAALTSPYHGMEHTGEFQDVPERIAETILAGHLAGWQLAVHAIGDRAVDLALDSLEHAQRTRPRPGARHRVEHAGLVRPDQLARFAALGVSAVVQPNFLWSFGDDYADVMGPDRAHWMYRGRGFLDHGVTLVGSSDRPVTDGSPLRAIQFMVERASSSGRPIGPDEGIGVDAALRAYTVDGAWACHWEDSAGSLTAGKRADLVVLADDPHRVETSRIGDIGVLKTFVNGTETWSSAA is encoded by the coding sequence ATGCTCGACACGCGGCTGACGAACGCCCACATCCTCACCATGGACCCGGACCACCCGGTCGCGCGCGACCTGGGCATCTGGCAGGGCCGGATCGTGGGCCTCGACGAAGCGGTGACCACACTGCCCGCCCGCGAGGTCGTCGACCTCCAGGGGGCCACCGTGCTGCCCGGGTTCATCGACAGCCATGTACACCTGTCCTGGGCAGGACTGAAGGCGAGCACCCCCACCGTGGCGCCCTGCACCCGGGTGGAGGACGTACTGGCCGTGGTGGCCGAGGCCGTCGCCCGGAAGCCGCACGGCGCCTGGGTGGACATCGCCGGCTACGACCAGCGGGCCCTGGGCCGCCACCTGACCGCCGCCGAACTGGACAAGGTCAGCGACGGCCGCAAGGTGTTCATGGTCCACGACTCCGGGCACGCCTGCGTGGTCAACACCGCAGTCCTGGACCTGCTCCCCGCCGAAGCGGCCGACGGACAGGGCTTCCTCGCCGAGAGCGCCATGACCGCCGCCCGGCGGCTCCGCCTGCCCTACTCCCAGGAAGAACTCGCCGACGCCATCGAGCGGGCCGGCCGCCAGTGCCTCTCCGAAGGCATCACCGCCGCCGCCGAAGCCGGCATCGGCGGCGGCCTGCTCGGCCACAGCCCCGTCGAGCTCGGCGCCTACCAGCTCCTGCGCGACCAGGGCCGACTGCCGCTGCGCGTCCAGCTGATGGCCGCCTCCGACACCATCAAGCCCGTCGCCGCCCACACCGCCGACGGCATTCCCCGCTCCCTCGACCTCGGCCTGCGCACCGGCTTCGGGGACGACTGGCTCTCCATCGGCGCGCTCAAGGTCTACACCGACGGCGGCATGATGGCCCGTACCGCCGCCCTCACCAGCCCGTACCACGGGATGGAACACACCGGTGAATTCCAGGACGTACCGGAACGCATCGCCGAGACCATCCTCGCCGGCCACCTGGCCGGCTGGCAGCTCGCCGTCCACGCCATCGGCGACCGCGCCGTCGACCTCGCCCTGGACTCCCTGGAACACGCCCAGCGCACCCGGCCGCGCCCGGGCGCCCGGCACCGGGTCGAACACGCCGGCCTGGTCCGCCCCGACCAGCTCGCCCGCTTCGCCGCCCTCGGCGTGAGCGCGGTGGTCCAGCCCAACTTCCTGTGGTCCTTCGGCGACGACTACGCCGACGTCATGGGCCCGGACCGGGCGCACTGGATGTACCGGGGCCGCGGCTTCCTGGACCACGGAGTCACCCTGGTGGGCAGCTCCGACCGCCCCGTCACCGACGGATCGCCGCTGCGCGCCATCCAGTTCATGGTGGAACGGGCCTCCTCCTCCGGCCGGCCCATCGGCCCGGACGAGGGCATCGGCGTCGACGCCGCGCTGCGCGCCTACACCGTGGACGGCGCCTGGGCCTGCCACTGGGAGGACAGCGCCGGCAGCCTCACCGCGGGCAAGCGCGCCGATCTGGTGGTGCTGGCCGACGACCCGCACCGCGTCGAGACCTCCCGGATCGGGGACATCGGCGTACTGAAGACCTTCGTGAACGGCACAGAGACTTGGAGTTCGGCAGCATGA
- a CDS encoding GNAT family N-acetyltransferase has translation MPLLPAPRPAELPVRPARPADAAALAALSRPFARTGALRERPEAVYAAHATDFMVWEAPDGTLDGCLGLQVYGADQAAGGPLPAGVLYNFCVTRRMQGQGVGALLLRAALTRANALSLTGLFTATTGSGALFLRYGFTPADASLAPEPWAGTLDPRRNARVLARRLRA, from the coding sequence ATGCCACTGCTCCCCGCGCCCCGGCCGGCCGAGCTGCCCGTACGGCCCGCGCGTCCCGCGGACGCCGCCGCGCTGGCGGCTCTGTCCCGGCCGTTCGCCCGCACGGGTGCGCTCCGCGAACGGCCCGAGGCCGTCTACGCCGCCCACGCCACCGACTTCATGGTCTGGGAGGCCCCGGACGGCACCCTCGACGGCTGCCTGGGCCTCCAGGTGTACGGCGCGGACCAGGCCGCCGGGGGCCCGCTGCCCGCGGGCGTCCTCTACAACTTCTGCGTCACCCGCCGTATGCAGGGCCAGGGCGTCGGCGCCCTGCTGCTGCGCGCCGCGCTCACCCGCGCCAACGCCCTGTCGCTGACCGGGCTGTTCACCGCGACCACCGGCAGCGGTGCCCTGTTCCTCCGGTACGGGTTCACCCCCGCCGACGCCTCCCTGGCGCCGGAGCCCTGGGCGGGCACCCTGGACCCGCGGCGCAACGCCAGGGTCCTGGCCCGCCGGCTCCGCGCCTGA
- a CDS encoding acetylornithine transaminase, with protein MTAGELTGRWQAALMDTYGTPPLALVRGEGCTVWDEAGRSYLDFTAGIAVNTLGHAHPAVVAAVSGQVARLGHVSNLYVAGPPVALAERLLGLAGRPGRVFFANSGAEAAEAAFKIARRTGRSHVVAAEGGFHGRTMGALALTGQPAKREPFLPLPGRVTHVPFGEVAALRAAVTEETAAVFLEPVQGEAGVIPAPEGYLRAAREITRATGTLLVLDEVQTGIGRTGHWFAHQAAEGVDPDVITLAKGLGGGLPIGAVLAFGAAAGLLSPGQHGSTFGGNPVSCSAGLAVLDTIESEGLLAQVRRVGERLRCGIEKLGHPLVAEVRGAGLLLGVVLTEPVAARVQRAAQDAGFLVIATGPSTVRLAPALIVGEAEVDALTVALPGILDG; from the coding sequence ATGACCGCCGGAGAACTGACCGGGCGCTGGCAGGCCGCGCTGATGGACACGTACGGCACTCCGCCGCTGGCGCTGGTCCGGGGCGAGGGCTGCACGGTCTGGGACGAAGCGGGGCGTTCCTATCTGGACTTCACCGCCGGAATCGCGGTGAACACGCTCGGGCATGCGCATCCGGCCGTGGTGGCCGCGGTGAGCGGCCAGGTGGCCCGGCTGGGCCATGTCTCCAATCTGTACGTGGCCGGGCCCCCGGTCGCGCTGGCCGAGCGGCTGCTGGGGCTGGCGGGCCGGCCGGGCCGGGTGTTCTTCGCCAACTCCGGTGCGGAGGCGGCCGAGGCGGCGTTCAAGATCGCCCGCCGGACCGGGCGCAGCCATGTGGTCGCCGCCGAGGGCGGGTTCCACGGCCGGACGATGGGGGCGCTGGCGCTGACCGGGCAGCCGGCGAAGCGCGAGCCGTTCCTGCCGCTGCCCGGCCGGGTGACCCATGTGCCCTTCGGTGAGGTGGCCGCGCTGCGGGCGGCGGTCACCGAGGAGACGGCGGCCGTGTTCCTCGAACCGGTCCAGGGTGAGGCCGGGGTGATCCCGGCCCCCGAGGGATATCTGCGGGCGGCCCGGGAGATCACCCGGGCCACCGGCACCCTGCTGGTGCTGGACGAGGTCCAGACCGGCATCGGCCGGACCGGGCACTGGTTCGCCCACCAGGCGGCGGAGGGCGTCGATCCGGATGTGATCACGCTGGCCAAGGGGCTGGGCGGCGGGCTGCCGATCGGGGCCGTGCTGGCCTTCGGTGCGGCGGCCGGACTGCTCTCCCCGGGCCAGCACGGCTCGACCTTCGGCGGCAATCCCGTGTCCTGTTCGGCAGGACTGGCGGTGCTCGACACCATCGAGTCGGAGGGGCTGCTCGCGCAGGTCCGGCGGGTCGGCGAGCGCCTGCGCTGCGGCATCGAGAAGCTCGGACATCCGCTGGTGGCGGAGGTGCGGGGGGCCGGGCTGCTGCTCGGGGTGGTGCTGACCGAGCCGGTGGCTGCGCGGGTGCAGCGGGCGGCCCAGGACGCCGGGTTCCTGGTCATCGCGACCGGGCCGTCGACCGTACGGCTGGCACCGGCGCTGATCGTCGGCGAGGCCGAGGTGGATGCGCTGACGGTGGCGCTGCCGGGGATCCTCGACGGCTGA
- the argB gene encoding acetylglutamate kinase — protein MSGRIVVIKFGGNAMVNEDLKRSFAEDVVSLWRSGLRPVVVHGGGPQISALLDRLDLEVRFEAGLRVTTPEVMEVVRMVLAGQVQRELVGLVNRHGPFAVGMTGEDAHTLTAVRRPAWVDGEPVDIGLVGEVVDVNTETLRALLDQGRIPVVSPVARGTDGQVYNVNADLAASALAAALGAERLVMLTDVEGLYANWPHSPEVIPRLTAGELEKLLPELASGMLPKMEGCLQAVRAGVASAQVLDGRVPHSVLRAVFTEDGSGTTVVPDGMHDKHEMHEMRDMHICGEAKDAA, from the coding sequence ATGAGCGGGCGCATCGTGGTGATCAAGTTCGGCGGCAACGCCATGGTGAACGAGGATCTGAAGCGGTCCTTCGCCGAGGACGTGGTGTCGCTGTGGCGGTCCGGGCTGCGCCCGGTCGTGGTCCACGGCGGCGGTCCGCAGATCAGTGCGCTGCTGGACCGGCTCGATCTGGAGGTCCGGTTCGAGGCGGGGCTGCGGGTGACCACTCCGGAGGTGATGGAGGTGGTCCGGATGGTCCTCGCGGGGCAGGTCCAGCGGGAGCTGGTGGGGCTGGTCAACCGTCACGGGCCGTTCGCGGTCGGGATGACGGGCGAGGACGCGCACACGCTGACCGCGGTGCGCCGGCCCGCGTGGGTGGACGGCGAGCCGGTGGACATCGGGCTGGTCGGCGAGGTGGTGGACGTCAACACCGAGACCCTGCGGGCGCTGCTGGACCAGGGCCGTATCCCGGTGGTCTCGCCGGTGGCCCGGGGCACGGACGGACAGGTCTACAACGTCAACGCCGATCTTGCGGCGTCCGCGCTGGCGGCGGCCCTCGGTGCGGAGCGGCTGGTGATGCTCACCGATGTGGAGGGGCTCTACGCGAACTGGCCGCACAGCCCCGAGGTGATCCCCCGGCTGACCGCCGGGGAGCTGGAGAAGCTGCTGCCGGAGCTGGCGAGCGGGATGCTCCCCAAGATGGAGGGCTGTCTGCAGGCGGTACGGGCGGGGGTGGCCTCGGCGCAGGTTCTGGACGGCCGGGTTCCGCACTCCGTCCTGCGGGCGGTGTTCACCGAGGACGGTTCCGGTACCACGGTGGTTCCGGACGGCATGCACGACAAGCATGAAATGCACGAAATGCGTGATATGCACATCTGTGGGGAAGCGAAGGACGCGGCATGA